Proteins encoded within one genomic window of Alcanivorax sp. REN37:
- the serB gene encoding phosphoserine phosphatase SerB — MRDIILIQVSGNDRPGLTAAFTRILAQYHLNILDMGQAVIHDTLSLGILVEVPVGAQAAPMLKDLLFEAHKLNISVRFRPIDLPRYEEWVAGQGKDRYIITLLARRITASQLSAVTAVVADNDLNIDNINRLSGRVRLDDEEANPDARACIEISVRGEPKDVAAMRAAFLDIANQQNVDIAFQKDSAFRRNRRLVVFDMDSTLIESEVIDELAAEAGVGEQVSAITEQAMRGELDFDESFRQRVALLKGLDAAALERVQQRIRLTEGAERLIGTLKALGYRTAILSGGFTWFGEYLQRLLGIDYVYANQLEIENGQVTGRVVGDIVNGQRKASLLRAIAAQEGISLEQTIAVGDGANDLPMLGIAGLGIAFRAKPLVKENAKQAISTLGLDGVLYLIGVRDRDQAELLAAQQRPHA, encoded by the coding sequence GTGCGCGACATCATTCTGATCCAGGTCTCCGGCAACGACCGTCCGGGTTTAACGGCGGCGTTTACCCGCATTCTGGCCCAGTACCACCTGAACATTCTCGATATGGGCCAAGCGGTGATTCACGACACCCTGTCGCTGGGCATCCTGGTGGAAGTGCCGGTGGGCGCACAGGCAGCGCCGATGCTGAAGGATCTGCTGTTTGAAGCGCACAAGCTGAACATTTCGGTGCGTTTCCGCCCGATTGACCTGCCGCGCTATGAAGAGTGGGTGGCCGGCCAGGGCAAAGACCGTTACATCATCACGCTGCTGGCGCGGCGGATTACCGCCAGCCAACTGAGCGCGGTGACCGCGGTGGTGGCGGACAACGACCTCAACATCGACAACATCAACCGCTTGTCTGGCCGGGTGCGGCTGGACGACGAAGAAGCCAATCCCGATGCCCGCGCCTGCATCGAAATTTCGGTGCGCGGTGAGCCCAAGGACGTGGCCGCCATGCGCGCCGCCTTCCTCGACATTGCCAACCAGCAGAATGTGGACATCGCGTTCCAGAAAGATTCCGCATTCCGCCGCAACCGCCGGTTGGTGGTGTTCGACATGGACTCGACGCTGATCGAATCGGAAGTGATTGACGAGTTGGCCGCCGAGGCCGGGGTTGGCGAGCAGGTGTCGGCGATCACCGAGCAGGCCATGCGCGGTGAACTGGACTTTGACGAAAGCTTCCGCCAGCGCGTCGCACTGCTGAAAGGACTGGATGCCGCCGCACTGGAACGCGTGCAACAACGCATTCGCCTCACTGAAGGCGCCGAGCGTTTGATCGGCACCCTCAAGGCACTGGGCTACCGCACCGCCATCTTGTCCGGCGGCTTCACTTGGTTCGGCGAATACTTGCAGCGGTTGCTGGGCATCGATTACGTGTACGCCAACCAGTTGGAGATTGAGAACGGCCAGGTCACCGGCCGGGTGGTGGGCGACATCGTCAACGGTCAGCGCAAGGCATCTCTACTGCGGGCCATTGCCGCGCAGGAAGGCATCAGCCTAGAGCAGACCATTGCCGTGGGCGATGGCGCCAACGACCTGCCGATGCTCGGCATTGCCGGCCTCGGCATTGCCTTCCGCGCCAAGCCGCTGGTGAAAGAAAATGCCAAACAGGCGATTTCCACGCTCGGCTTGGACGGTGTGCTGTACCTGATCGGGGTGCGTGACCGCGATCAGGCCGAGCTGCTCGCCGCCCAACAGCGGCCGCACGCCTAA